From a region of the Candidatus Polarisedimenticolia bacterium genome:
- a CDS encoding cold-shock protein: MAKGTVKWFNDAKGYGFITPEDGSKDVFVHHSGIEMQGFKSLAEGQSVEFNIVQGQKGPAAENVRRS; the protein is encoded by the coding sequence ATGGCAAAAGGTACAGTGAAGTGGTTCAACGATGCGAAGGGTTACGGCTTCATCACTCCGGAGGACGGGTCGAAGGATGTCTTCGTCCACCATTCCGGAATCGAGATGCAGGGATTCAAGAGCCTGGCCGAGGGCCAGAGCGTGGAATTCAACATCGTTCAGGGTCAGAAAGGACCGGCCGCGGAAAACGTCCGTCGGTCCTAG